The following proteins are co-located in the Silene latifolia isolate original U9 population chromosome 1, ASM4854445v1, whole genome shotgun sequence genome:
- the LOC141613809 gene encoding PHD finger protein ALFIN-LIKE 4-like isoform X3, with the protein MDTKVEHNPRTVEQVFRDFVGRRAGLIKALTSDAEDFYAQCDPEKENLCLYGFPSEQWEVNLPAEEVPPEIPEPALGINFARDGMEEKDWLALVAVHSDAWLLSVAFYFGARFGFDKADRRRLFNMINDLPTIAEVVSGAAKNQVKERSTVSNFSSSKSKTNSKSVKHAKPPPQPKEEDEGLESEDEGEDEDEEDPGDTLCGACGESYASTEFWICCDICEVWYHGTCVKITPARAQHIKQYKCPSCTNKKARI; encoded by the exons atggaCACAAAAGTAGAGCATAATCCGCGAACAGTTGAACAAGTTTTTAGGGATTTCGTAGGCCGCCGTGCTGGTTTAATTAAAGCTCTCACCTCTG ATGCTGAGGATTTTTACGCACAGTGTGACCCAG AGAAAGAAAATCTGTGCTTGTATGGGTTCCCTAGTGAGCAATGGGAGGTTAATCTACCAGCTGAAGAGGTTCCTCCTGAGATTCCAGAGCCGGCATTAGGCATAAACTTTGCTAGGGATGGGATGGAGGAGAAGGATTGGCTAGCCTTAGTTGCAGTCCACAGTGATGCCTGGTTGCTTTCTGTCGCGTTTTATTTTGGCGCTAGGTTTGGCTTTGATAAAGCTGACAG GAGGCGGCTTTTCAACATGATAAATGATCTCCCTACTATCGCGGAAGTTGTGTCTGGTGCCGCTAAGAATCAAGTAAAGGAGAGATCTACGGTTTCAAATTTCAGCAGCAGCAAGTCAAAAACTAACTCCAAATCG GTGAAGCATGCAAAACCACCTCCTCAACCAAAGGAGGAAGACGAAGGCTTAGAAAGTGAGGATGAGGGTGAGGACGAGGATGAGGAGGATCCGGGAGACACTTTATGTGGCGCATGTGGAGAAAGCTATGCATCAACTGAGTTTTGGATCTGCTGCGACATCTGTGAAGTATGGTACCATGGAACGTGCGTGAAGATCACACCTGCTCGTGCTCAGCACATTAAGCAGTACAAATGCCCTTCCTGCACCAACAAGAAAGCTCGGATTTGA
- the LOC141613809 gene encoding PHD finger protein ALFIN-LIKE 4-like isoform X2 produces the protein MDTKVEHNPRTVEQVFRDFVGRRAGLIKALTSDAEDFYAQCDPEKENLCLYGFPSEQWEVNLPAEEVPPEIPEPALGINFARDGMEEKDWLALVAVHSDAWLLSVAFYFGARFGFDKADRRRLFNMINDLPTIAEVVSGAAKNQVKERSTVSNFSSSKSKTNSKSHPGMQVKHAKPPPQPKEEDEGLESEDEGEDEDEEDPGDTLCGACGESYASTEFWICCDICEVWYHGTCVKITPARAQHIKQYKCPSCTNKKARI, from the exons atggaCACAAAAGTAGAGCATAATCCGCGAACAGTTGAACAAGTTTTTAGGGATTTCGTAGGCCGCCGTGCTGGTTTAATTAAAGCTCTCACCTCTG ATGCTGAGGATTTTTACGCACAGTGTGACCCAG AGAAAGAAAATCTGTGCTTGTATGGGTTCCCTAGTGAGCAATGGGAGGTTAATCTACCAGCTGAAGAGGTTCCTCCTGAGATTCCAGAGCCGGCATTAGGCATAAACTTTGCTAGGGATGGGATGGAGGAGAAGGATTGGCTAGCCTTAGTTGCAGTCCACAGTGATGCCTGGTTGCTTTCTGTCGCGTTTTATTTTGGCGCTAGGTTTGGCTTTGATAAAGCTGACAG GAGGCGGCTTTTCAACATGATAAATGATCTCCCTACTATCGCGGAAGTTGTGTCTGGTGCCGCTAAGAATCAAGTAAAGGAGAGATCTACGGTTTCAAATTTCAGCAGCAGCAAGTCAAAAACTAACTCCAAATCG CATCCCGGAATGCAGGTGAAGCATGCAAAACCACCTCCTCAACCAAAGGAGGAAGACGAAGGCTTAGAAAGTGAGGATGAGGGTGAGGACGAGGATGAGGAGGATCCGGGAGACACTTTATGTGGCGCATGTGGAGAAAGCTATGCATCAACTGAGTTTTGGATCTGCTGCGACATCTGTGAAGTATGGTACCATGGAACGTGCGTGAAGATCACACCTGCTCGTGCTCAGCACATTAAGCAGTACAAATGCCCTTCCTGCACCAACAAGAAAGCTCGGATTTGA
- the LOC141613809 gene encoding PHD finger protein ALFIN-LIKE 4-like isoform X1 yields the protein MDTKVEHNPRTVEQVFRDFVGRRAGLIKALTSDAEDFYAQCDPEKENLCLYGFPSEQWEVNLPAEEVPPEIPEPALGINFARDGMEEKDWLALVAVHSDAWLLSVAFYFGARFGFDKADRRRLFNMINDLPTIAEVVSGAAKNQVKERSTVSNFSSSKSKTNSKSQHPGMQVKHAKPPPQPKEEDEGLESEDEGEDEDEEDPGDTLCGACGESYASTEFWICCDICEVWYHGTCVKITPARAQHIKQYKCPSCTNKKARI from the exons atggaCACAAAAGTAGAGCATAATCCGCGAACAGTTGAACAAGTTTTTAGGGATTTCGTAGGCCGCCGTGCTGGTTTAATTAAAGCTCTCACCTCTG ATGCTGAGGATTTTTACGCACAGTGTGACCCAG AGAAAGAAAATCTGTGCTTGTATGGGTTCCCTAGTGAGCAATGGGAGGTTAATCTACCAGCTGAAGAGGTTCCTCCTGAGATTCCAGAGCCGGCATTAGGCATAAACTTTGCTAGGGATGGGATGGAGGAGAAGGATTGGCTAGCCTTAGTTGCAGTCCACAGTGATGCCTGGTTGCTTTCTGTCGCGTTTTATTTTGGCGCTAGGTTTGGCTTTGATAAAGCTGACAG GAGGCGGCTTTTCAACATGATAAATGATCTCCCTACTATCGCGGAAGTTGTGTCTGGTGCCGCTAAGAATCAAGTAAAGGAGAGATCTACGGTTTCAAATTTCAGCAGCAGCAAGTCAAAAACTAACTCCAAATCG CAGCATCCCGGAATGCAGGTGAAGCATGCAAAACCACCTCCTCAACCAAAGGAGGAAGACGAAGGCTTAGAAAGTGAGGATGAGGGTGAGGACGAGGATGAGGAGGATCCGGGAGACACTTTATGTGGCGCATGTGGAGAAAGCTATGCATCAACTGAGTTTTGGATCTGCTGCGACATCTGTGAAGTATGGTACCATGGAACGTGCGTGAAGATCACACCTGCTCGTGCTCAGCACATTAAGCAGTACAAATGCCCTTCCTGCACCAACAAGAAAGCTCGGATTTGA
- the LOC141589529 gene encoding uncharacterized protein LOC141589529: MEQDDEDPPPFWLRQVDQHQHQHQHRHQRRVSSMFLNTGVLVIILMVTAVIFLAIVIPSVVSLSRQLFNPSLVKRSWSSLNVLLVIFAIVCGFLSRKDDDSTPVSSPTKKDEYPEKMQYNNFGDLESVLRLRRNSSSYPDLRQESNWSINDNKWRFNDDTRVDNLKFQRFDSQVSTSNQVEETKDIEVAYESRTPPSPPPSTSYFWPSPPTPPPPPPSLPRRGHSSIPNKKKTIQTFETIGHGRYKWKNSTVRQPKPKKVAPPPPPPPPPPPPPSFRQRSRPVVMGHYSENKDFFSPFYYQSKKGKHKRRSCENLENLTEPPKATSSIYRSKSTPEFPPPPPPPQPPPLPSPHSVINHLFAKKPKPQKKVKPTKVNPPSTPKKPINKILSFTTMDDDKSGGGGESPMRTIPPPPPPPPFKMKPWRFVKQGDYVKIESKNNNSTTTCNNYSTSEDESSKPVPLFSPSPDVNIKAEDFIAKFRAKLNLEKSNSINLRHGIIPSRLRDYSY, encoded by the coding sequence ATGGAACAAGATGATGAAGACCCTCCTCCTTTCTGGCTCCGCCAAGTCGACCAACACCAGCACCAGCACCAGCACCGTCACCAGCGTCGTGTGTCGTCTATGTTCCTCAACACAGGAGTTCTTGTCATAATATTGATGGTAACGGCGGTCATATTCCTAGCCATTGTCATCCCTTCAGTTGTGTCGCTTTCACGACAATTGTTTAACCCGAGTCTAGTAAAGAGAAGTTGGAGCTCACTTAATGTTCTACTAGTGATCTTTGCTATTGTATGTGGGTTTCTTAGTCGGAAAGATGACGATTCTACCCCTGTAAGTAGTCCTACTAAGAAAGATGAATATCCTGAAAAGATGCAATACAATAATTTTGGTGATTTAGAGAGTGTATTAAGGTTAAGAAGAAATAGTTCTTCATATCCTGATCTTAGACAAGAGTCAAATTGGTCGATTAACGATAATAAATGGCGGTTTAATGACGATACTCGTGTCGATAATCTCAAGTTTCAGAGATTTGATAGTCAAGTTAGTACTAGTAATCAAGTTGAAGAGACTAAAGATATTGAGGTTGCATATGAATCAAGAACTCCACCGTCACCACCACCCTCAACGTCGTATTTCTGGCCTTCACCGCCAACGCCACCTCCTCCGCCACCATCACTGCCTAGGCGAGGTCATTCATCGATTCCAAATAAAAAGAAAACCATTCAAACATTTGAGACAATTGGTCATGGAAGGTACAAGTGGAAAAATTCAACAGTTAGGCAACCAAAACCAAAGAAGGTTGCACCACCCCCACCGCCGCCGCCCCCACCACCTCCGCCACCATCATTCCGACAACGTTCTCGGCCCGTAGTAATGGGTCATTATTCAGAGAACAAGGATTTCTTTAGCCCGTTTTATTATCAATCAAAGAAGGGGAAACACAAGAGAAGAAGTTGTGAAAACTTGGAAAATTTAACTGAACCACCTAAGGCCACATCATCAATATACCGTTCAAAGTCCACACCTGAAtttccgccaccaccaccacctccgcaACCACCACCTCTGCCTTCGCCGCACTCTGTAATCAACCACCTCTTCGCCAAAAAACCCAAACCTCAAAAAAAAGTCAAACCAACTAAAGTCAACCCACCATCAACACCAAAAAAGCCAATTAATAAAATTCTTAGCTTTACCACCATGGATGATGATAAATCCGGCGGCGGTGGTGAGTCACCAATGAGGACAATTccgccacctccaccaccgccacCGTTTAAGATGAAACCGTGGCGTTTCGTTAAGCAAGGGGATTATGTCAAGATTGAGAGCAAGAACAACAACAGTACTACTACATGCAATAATTATTCAACTTCTGAAGATGAAAGCAGTAAACCAGTACCATTATTTAGTCCAAGTCCTGATGTTAACATCAAAGCTGAGGACTTCATTGCCAAATTTCGAGCTAAATTAAACCTCGAAAAATCAAACTCCATTAATCTTAGACATGGTATCATCCCTTCTCGCTTACGCGATTATTCATACTAA
- the LOC141613804 gene encoding nuclear transcription factor Y subunit A-3-like, producing MQGSKKDPDISIAKSTSDSGLSFQALWSSIESNCPDSSVSNNSSFKMGLPVQHYPGAKMLDFSLQDQESSSTQSTGQSCLTAACVEETDLNNQRMGFTLSGHNVSHGKHEDGENKFTPLVGAHNYSLPPLQAGYNQSYPAFTFHDQHFSKVSSTYDPQALVMGVTPARVPLPLDLSTDEPIYVNAKQYRGILRRRQHRAKLEAQNKLLKNRKPYLHESRHQHAVKRARGSGGRFLTKKELQESKLASITSDTHKFTGSYSVNMDGNNNQSGVHPQERKREGTSTTSGSNSTSDDIYHPPEFRFYDYTSRIEESMQGGGGNYL from the exons ATGCAGGGATCTAAGAAGGATCCAGATATCAGTATTGCTAAATCAACAAGTGACTCTGGCCTTAGTTTTCAGGCGTTGTGGTCATCTATCGAGTCCAATTGTCCAGATTCTTCAGTATCTAATAATTCAAGCTTCAAAATGGGACTCCCAGTTCAACATTATCCGGGTGCGAAGATGTTGGATTTTTCACTTCAAGATCAAGAATCATCTTCAACACAATCAACTGGTCAATCCTGCCTTACAGCTGCTTGCGTTGAAGAAACCGACTTAAATAATCAAAGAATGGGTTTCACACTATCAG GTCACAATGTCAGTCATGGTAAACATGAAGACGGTGAAAATAAATTCACCCCATTAGTTGGAGCTCATAACTACAGCTTACCTCCTCTTCAAGCTGGCTACAACCAGTCCTAT CCCGCCTTCACTTTCCATGATCAACACTTCAGTAAAGTTAGCTCTACATATGATCCTCAAGCGTTG GTGATGGGAGTTACACCAGCTCGAGTTCCCCTTCCTCTTGACCTTTCGACAGATGAGCCCATCTATGTCAATGCTAAGCAGTATCGTGGAATTTTAAGGAGGCGGCAGCATCGTGCAAAGCTTGAAGCACAAAACAAACTTCTGAAAAATCGGAAG CCATATCTTCATGAATCCCGCCATCAGCATGCTGTGAAACGGGCAAGGGGTTCAGGCGGGAGGTTTCTTACCAAAAAAGAGCTCCAAGAATCCAAACTCGCCTCAATTACTAGCGATACCCACAAATTTACAGGCTCATATTCAGTTAATATGGACGGGAATAACAATCAATCTGGAGTTCATCCTCAAGAACGTAAAAGAGAAGGCACTTCTACTACCTCCGGTTCCAATTCCACCAGTGACGACATCTACCATCCACCAGAATTCAGGTTCTATGACTACACATCTAGAATAGAGGAATCCATGCAAGGTGGTGGAGGAAATTATCTCTAA